The window ACAGAacataattttcatatttttcaatagTTACAACTAAAGTGTAAGTTAGGGAGTGACATATAATGTGTTACAATCCGTCCATTGTTTCCGTCCCCCAGAACATAAAACACTCAAGTCAGACATCACTAGTTTACATAAAGCAGTTCCTCATACCAGTTATCCCAAAATTTCTCTGTATGCTCCAGAACTTTTGTGGCAAAATAAATCAGACAAATCAAATGGATGtatatcaaattttatgaaTATCATTACCTTATCAAACCGTAAATGCAGCACAACAAATTTCCCTGCCCCTTGCTTTTCTTTCACATCTGGCATCTCCTGCAAGTAGTTGGTACCAACTCCCCCACTTTTGGTAGAAGGATATCTAAGGCGGCTGATCAGAGCATCTCCAAGAGCTCTAATATGAGGGACAAACGCTAATGCTTGAAAGTTGACCTTACAGCGTAGCCGTTGGATGTCCATAGGCAAGTTGTCAAATGTCAGGCGGTGGGAGAAAGGGGCAATCGCTGCTATTCCATAACTGAACCACATACAATTCAGCATATAAGAAATCTAAGATATGAAGCCATAATTTTTCATTGACTTCAATAGCTACTAAGGTCTGAAAATTATACAACAAGAACACTAAAATTTCAGTCAACAAATTCAGGTGATACTGACCTCTGAACTACGGGCAATACATTCTCTAGATACCAGTGGGCTGAAGCATGGACAGGTGCTGTCTTAACTCTCGTAGCTCGGATTGCTGTTGCATAGTACTCCCTCGTGCTCCACGAGAAATCAGAAGGTAGCTCTTTAACTATTCTAATATCATCCTTCAATACATTAATGAAATGATCAACGTCAAATATATCCATGAAAGAGCTGCAGAGGAAGGAAAAGAACCAATCAGAATTCAAGAGATCAAGAACATGAATAACCAGTGCAAAGACAAAATCAACGTTTCTTCTACAAATACCTCGAATCTCGCCATACAGGATTTACTTCAAGGTACGGGATCACAAGGGTTGCATTCAGTATTCTAGCGACTGCTACTGCATCACATAtctacaaataaaataatttaagaactAGCCAGGTAGTTATACAGCTTTGAAACAGATCTTTATTAGATGCATCAGAAACTTTTAAGACCTACCCCCATCCTCTGCTGGTTCAGCCCTCCATCAAGAAACACTTGGATGAATCCCTCAGAGTTCTCCGGTAATGCTGCATGAGATAAAAGCATCAATCACCGAAAAAGTAGCACTTGCAAGTATTACATTGTAAAACACATTAGTTCTGCAACCAACAGTAAAACTACTTTAGAGACAGGGATATAGACAAAGTAACACTATTTTACTCACAAGGGGCAACTGATGATTCTGCACAAGGTTTCCATGATTCGCTGGCCAATGGAGCCCATAGATCCGCGAGTTCCCCTTCTGACTACACAAggtaaggatttttttttttttttccttttcagtcGAGAATTTTATGCAGTAAAATCAGTCAACTACTTAAGAAACAAATGTGCTTCTTCTTAACCAACTCTTACTCACAGTTTGGCGTTGTAAAGCACTCCTGAGAAGGAGTTGGTGCTTAGATTTTGGAACATTCCATTCCTGAAAAGTCGACTTCGTCATCACATTAAGCCCCTAAAAGAAAAGCAGTATTTAAATGTGAACGTGAAGGTCCATACTATTCTTACAAGTCAAACAATGTGTTCATGATCCCaagcatacaaaaaaaaattccatcttAACCTCACTttgtgccatttttttttttcatattttttcataaCCTAAATATTATTAAGATTAGGAGCCTCCAGGCgtgaaaacaaaaaagtttGTGACGCTGAAATAGGCCTCCCGAAAGATTACTAAATATTCATATCAAATACAAGGCGAAGGtatagtctttttttttttttttttttatcaaatcaaataaaaaactcaCCTCTCTGAAATTTTCTAGCGGattttatcaaatttcaacaacttTTTTATTCAGCTTAGTGACTAATCCTAAAAGACCGATTCACGCTCTAGCTCTAGTACGTatgttttaattgcttatgataatCTTGGATACTCAGTTTGTCGGTGTTCAAATCTACTAGAAAAATTCCAGTAAACaaataaaagcaaaaacatGTACGCAATCTGACCCATGCTTTTAAGTTTGGCTAAGAAATCACCATCTTACATTAATTTTACGTTTACAGCATTAGTAAATTGAACAATAACGAAAACCACTACAAAAAGGTCAGAAAATCCACCAGAAAAAAATGTCGTTGCGACTACTAGCCGTCAAAACAAGCAGGTAAAAAGTAAGTATAATCCTAGGGAAACAGGTAATTAAATAAGAGGAAAAAACATACCGAGTACATGGAAGGAGAAGCATGGCCCAATGGACTGAACAAAGTGGGCAAGAAAACTGGAAGGAGAAGCAGCAGAAGAGCACCGAGTGCTCCTCCTCTGGGAGAAAACTGAAGCTCGACCGCCATTGTTCCAAAGCTTGGATCCGAAAACTAAAATCTGGGTTTTGCTCTGCAGTGGAAACTACAGagacccagaaagaagaagggGGGAATAACGCAGCTATAAATGTAGCggcttagagagagaaagcagcCATTATCGtcagtttataataataaaggGAGAGAAAGCAAAGGGCCGCCCGggggggtgggtgggtgggtgttggtggagagagagagagtgtaaaggagagagagagagagagagagagtaaaggCGCTTTGAGATGGACACCTGGACTGTGTGCTTTGTATTGATTCTGTGAAGCGTGTCGTTGTCAGAGATAAAAGGTAAATTTGTAAGGATTTTGGTACCAAGAAAAAGCAAAGCAAAGCAAAGCAGAGTGCTTTCGTGTTGTGTAACTGTGTTAATTAAACACAGTTCCGACCGTTGTTTGGTTTTGTAAAGGCGTTTGACGGTGGTTTTATGTGTGAAAATAATCTCCGTTGATTCATATTacaatttaatttgtttatatacTCCGTTGAGTTTGATTCATATTATATGTAGATATCGAACACTATAGGTTTGATTTATATTATATGAATTAAGAACTGTAGTGATAAGAGTGAGCTTTATATTTTAATTGCAGGAGAAGTTTATTTTTCGTTTTCCTTATTGGATGATTAGTTacctcttttttttaatattaaatgattgaGTATTGTTTTATAAGAATCGCTTTCTTTGTCACTTGTATTTTCCGTCTTAGGGAGGGTAGGATTGTGATTCCCACATCATTGGCATCACACTCAATTATGTATTCTCTATTGGAATTTGCACGGTACAAGGAATGCAAAATTGGACCGTTGCGTTTGTGGGTGGGTATCTCTATGAATTTGTTTTCGGTAATGctaaagagattaaatttgtagacgaAATTTACAATCTAAATGACGTGTCATCAATGGGAATGAAcatgtttatcaacgtttaattcataatttaatcatcaattttcatgtcatttaatttgtaaaattttTGTCAATAAATTTAATCCCTGACATTGCCGCTGGCTCTTGGTGCTCAGGCAGCACCGACACTACAGTGACTCACTGTGAACTGGGAATTACAGCACATGAGTTGGGTTGTTGTGTGCTGCTCTTTTGACCATCATTCGGTTATGCACATTCTGCaagaaaaatactttttttttatagtttataTCTATCTTCCAACGGCTTCTAATATGGCTGAATGTTTAGGTAAACTCGTCATCTTTTacacctaaattttttaatgttatttactATTACGTTAAAGttattccttttttgttttttatcagGAAAAAATGGACTTCATGCAAAGTCACGGGaacatttaatttcaatacgattaaaaaaaagttaatacaAAATACATCAAAAGATATTTAATAATACagatcaaagaaagaaaaggaaaaaaagatagGGTGTGGGTCTCACGCAAAGGAAGAGTGCGGTTCCAAATAAGATAGTATTGAGCTACTAATCTCTTGTGTTCAAAAAAGTTTGTTTCTCGAAAAATATGTTTAGAAAAGAGGCTGCCAGACTTGTAATATTTGCAATAATGCTTCTAATATCTATTTAGACCTCCCTTCAATCCCATCAATTACTAGCTTTGAGTTGCCTTCCACGCAAATATTTCTATAACCTTGCTTCCGAGCCATTTTTAGCATATCTCGTAGACGAATTGCCTCAACCATGAACTTGTGTTTTCTCCTAAGCTTCTGGTTCCCTGCAATCCCGATCGTTTCCAATAACAAACCCTGCAACAGCTGTTTGATTGACCATTTACCCATCAAAATTAATCTTTAAGTAATTTGGTTAGGACGAGTCCATTTTATGATTCTATTTGTTTTATCCATATCTATTtattcctctttatttgaaACTaagaaattttatgtttaaatatcGTGAATAGCGAATTcaatattaatttgttttctcACTACTCTCAATATGTTGttgtatagaaaaaaaaataaaaaattcaatagaTTAACTTGTTCAAGACTAGAAATGTAAAGTCTgaaattgatgattatgtggACACAAAGAACCAATCATGCTAATACAAAGAACCtaatctgaagaaaaaaaataaaaactgaaaataattaAGTAGAAGCGACATTTTCTCAACCTGATTTCTTTGATGTATCCAAATGTTAGATCAATTTGTCTAATTTCTTACTTATTCGCCAACTATCGTCTATCaaactttaaaacaaaattttatccGACAAAGTGGAAACTAAATCCAACTAAACAAAATGATCATGCTCTAGATCACTTTGcttaaacgttaaaacactggTGAAACAATTGGTGCtattttctttcattatttTGAGCTTGAGTAGTCTAAAACAAGATGATTCGCTCAATTTACTCAattggttttcttcttcttttactACTTTGGTATTGGTTTTTCTCCAAATGTCCAAGTTTTAGATCCCTCTGGAAAGTTGCAAACCTCCCATCGATATATGCCATGATGGGTTGGTTAAACCAAGATAAGGTACCATAATAGGTTTGGTTAAACCAGGATAAGGTGGTTGCTTGTGCTTGCTGGTGGAGTAACAAGAGATCTATGCTGATTTTCTCCTTTTGCCTTCCCTTACCACAAAATCTATGCCTTCCCTTACCACAAAATATATGCCTTCCCTTACCACAAAAtctagagagatttttcaggagatagtactattcacacacttatttttattttgcatgCACTTTTGTTAACATTTGTccattaatatttttctaagtCATTCAATCCATAGGTCGGAAATTGTGAAGGTGGTGTAAGAGATAAAAAttggtgtgtggataacaccacACTTTTTCAGTGTATCAGGAACATGGTCCAGTACACAAAATGTCATAGTACAAGAGTAAATaaacacttgaagaaaaaaacttcTCCGGACTAATATTATAACACTtggggtgcgtttgttgcaccggactgtcTGGAACTGGACTAGCTGcagggactaagttggactggcttagactagactaagctggactagcttagtgaagtgtttggtgcagtgtcggactaagaacCAGGATAATGAAAACAGTACTGTTCACCAATTTGGTGTTTGCCCAGACTAGGACTACATtattgttctattttaattgctttttttttttttttattaaagatattattaaaattaataatcttGGATGAGAGTGAGActcaataaaaatacaaaaaccaaattttcttGCCAACAAAAGAAACATACATGATTCAAGAGTAGCATTGTTCCAAACATCAATATAACATAGTGTTCTCCCAACAATCGACATGGTTCAGgatgtttttcttaattattcatCTTTGGTTTAAAGTTGCAGATTAAAGTTAAAggtttgtttgctttttttggttgtgtttttGCAGCTTTGTTTGCTTTGTCGTTTGCCTTATTACCTTTCATGTTGGTGTTTTTTTGAACCGTGTTATATTAAGTTGtaccgaaaagaaaaaaaccattaGTTCATCCCATACTGCAGCAAACATTAAAAAATACAGTGAACAATTTGTTGAATCCAAATCACAGAAATTCTAATGTATCATCTAATCAAATTGAATTCATCTCCAATCGAGTCACCGCTGATATCAGAGCAAAGCATATGTAAAGCAAGAAAATGTATAAGTAGGATTACTCAATAAATATCTGATTGACTTGACTCACTTCAATAGACATCAGATCAAGTTATGATGAAATAAACAGCAACATGAAATATCAACTATCGAGCCTTGAGTAGGGTAAAAGTGTCTTCGTCAGATGAAAAAGCTGTAACCTTGTTTGCACAAGGATCGACTTTGTTGTCATCTAGATCCCTTTCACTGTAAAAACCAGGTTTTTCAGGTTCAGGCAATCCACACCACTCAAGATCAGAACTGCAGCTGGTATGCTTGGCCTATCTGCCAGATTTCGCTGCACACATAAAAAACCCACATGGATTGACCGCAAAACTTCATGTGGATTACTGGAGTCTCCTACTGATGTATCGAGCATTTCAATGGACTTGCCTTCTGTGTATAAATTCCATGCCTAAAAGATCACAACCACCAATCGTACTGAATAAATAGAAGTACAAAGAATCTAGTAAAATTCGATAGACATGGTGAAAATAACTACATAGTTACATCCAATGtgtataaaaatatcaatcttTCAATTGAGCATTATAATTTGACACCAAAATCAAAGGAACGAACTGTGTGAAGGGTCAAATTGAACACACTCTGAAAAAACTCAACTTAGATTCTGAAATTCACAGTCAAATCAACACAAATCCCCACCCAAGGTTCTTCACCAACCGACATTTCTTTCAAACTTCACAGTCAAATCAACACAAATCAACTTACTAATCGACGTGGGAATGACACCGGTAAGATTATTACTGTAAATGAAAAGCTCTTCAAGTGAAGCTAAATTCCCTATCTCCTCAGACATTTCACCAAACACATAATTCTCACAGAGGTAAAGCTTTCTAAGGTTGGTCATTTTGCAGAAAGTGGTCAACATTTCTCCATGAAACCTATTTGTGCACAAGTCTAGAATCTCGAGATAATGACAATT of the Pyrus communis chromosome 1, drPyrComm1.1, whole genome shotgun sequence genome contains:
- the LOC137734942 gene encoding O-fucosyltransferase 39-like isoform X1 — encoded protein: MAVELQFSPRGGALGALLLLLLPVFLPTLFSPLGHASPSMYSGLNVMTKSTFQEWNVPKSKHQLLLRSALQRQTSEGELADLWAPLASESWKPCAESSVAPSLPENSEGFIQVFLDGGLNQQRMGICDAVAVARILNATLVIPYLEVNPVWRDSSSFMDIFDVDHFINVLKDDIRIVKELPSDFSWSTREYYATAIRATRVKTAPVHASAHWYLENVLPVVQSYGIAAIAPFSHRLTFDNLPMDIQRLRCKVNFQALAFVPHIRALGDALISRLRYPSTKSGGVGTNYLQEMPDVKEKQGAGKFVVLHLRFDKDMAAHSACDFGGGKAEKLALAKYRQVIWQGRVLNSQFTDEELRSRGRCPLTPEEIGLLLAALGFDNNTRLYLASHKVYGGEARIATLRKLFPLTEDKKSLASSEERAQIKGKASLLAAVDYYVSMHSDIFISASPGNMHNALVGHRTYENLKTIRPSMSLLGQLFLNKTLSWSEFQQSVVKGHESRQGQIRIRKPKQSIYTYPAPDCMCEA
- the LOC137734942 gene encoding O-fucosyltransferase 31-like isoform X2, producing the protein MAVELQFSPRGGALGALLLLLLPVFLPTLFSPLGHASPSMYSEWNVPKSKHQLLLRSALQRQTSEGELADLWAPLASESWKPCAESSVAPSLPENSEGFIQVFLDGGLNQQRMGICDAVAVARILNATLVIPYLEVNPVWRDSSSFMDIFDVDHFINVLKDDIRIVKELPSDFSWSTREYYATAIRATRVKTAPVHASAHWYLENVLPVVQSYGIAAIAPFSHRLTFDNLPMDIQRLRCKVNFQALAFVPHIRALGDALISRLRYPSTKSGGVGTNYLQEMPDVKEKQGAGKFVVLHLRFDKDMAAHSACDFGGGKAEKLALAKYRQVIWQGRVLNSQFTDEELRSRGRCPLTPEEIGLLLAALGFDNNTRLYLASHKVYGGEARIATLRKLFPLTEDKKSLASSEERAQIKGKASLLAAVDYYVSMHSDIFISASPGNMHNALVGHRTYENLKTIRPSMSLLGQLFLNKTLSWSEFQQSVVKGHESRQGQIRIRKPKQSIYTYPAPDCMCEA